The following is a genomic window from Theobroma cacao cultivar B97-61/B2 chromosome 10, Criollo_cocoa_genome_V2, whole genome shotgun sequence.
GCTTGGTTATTATGATGGTTTAGGGGCGCTGCTGTTCCTATTTTCATTGAATATAATCAGCCTatttttcaaaggaaaaaagggGAATGGGAGGGCTTAAcctatttttatgaaataattaaaatacaaaaattgagcttaattattattttttctgtCAGATCAAAGATGAACGTTTTAATTAGCTTTAACTCCTCGAAAATGcatgtttctcttttttagttaaaatgttTGAGATCATTCATGAGCAATGGAAtctaaacatcattttctttGATGCTTGAAACTTCAAAACCTTATTTGGTTTGATTCGTACACCAGGGCTTAAGTTATGTATTGTTCTTAGGAATGATAGATCcaaatttcctttttgttttcagtACTCATTTGTCATTAAACCTTGGAATTCGTATCAAATCCCATTTAAATCGTGGGGTTTTGGCAGGATGCGGCGGGGTTTTGAGGAACCGTGTGAGGGGGGGTCGGTTGTGGGACTCTTATTTGGACCCCTTCGGACTGCAGGATTCCAACCATGCAGAGTTAATAGCTATCAAACATGCACTGCAAATGTTTGCTTCCTCTCCTTATGTTGGCCTTAAAATGATTGTAGAGTTGCTTTGTCATGTGTTCGTGAGCCACCAGGAAGGCCATGAATAGaaaattatgatgatattattGGTAATTGCTTACAAGTGATTGAGATTATGACTCAGAGGAAGGCTGATAATACCTTTTGCTGATTCATTGACCAAGTTCGGTGGGGAAAGGGTGCTATTTCGTACGGTTCTCTGCCTCATTGGGCATATTGGACTTTGTTGCATGGGGAGGATAATATGGGCTACTTGTTCTTATACCTTGTTTCTAGGTTGTCTGGGGTTTAACTATCTGTGAGATGCCATGGGTTACTTTGTTATCGTAGGATTACAATCCTGTTGGGTGTATAGGGGTGCTGTAGAATCTGGTGTTATGATATGGCTACTTGTTATGTTCCTTTGAAGTAAAAAACATCCATTAAAATAGCTTCAGAATGTGGATATATATAGAAATACGAATACTAATAGTGTTGCTTGGAATATTTCTCCATGTATATTGAgtataaagatttattataatatataaaatcgGTGGTGATTTTCCACAAAAATTAACATTGGTATTTTGGGTTTGGCCCCAAAAAACTATTTACAATCTATCATGAGTTggaataaaaaccaaaaaaaaaaaggagataaCTAAGGAAAATCAATGTAAAAATCCTAGTTGATTTATCTAGTATGTAACCGAGGGCTTAACATTCTGGTATAGCTTGGTGATGAGGAACGTCTGTTTCCTATTTTGACATCCATGATATTGGTGATGAGCCCTGGCTTTGATATCTGCAAATCATCCATGTCTATTCCATCGCACATCATCTTAATCGCCTTCGACATGTAAGGCCGAAGCCCACATTTCTCTTGCACACACAGCAACCCCACCTTGAGGAAATGAACAACTTCTTGCTCTGATGAGATGCTCCCTTTCAGCACAGGATCCACCAGCTGCAGCAGCTCGTTTGATTTGCACATCTCCCATGCCTGCATGCATGCAttgaattaatcaattaaagcatGATTTAATTGCATTACAGTATTTGTTCTAATAATCTGTTTGCTTTTCAGGACAAATCAAGCTTGTGAACATGCAAATGTCTAATTGATGGCGGCAATTGGTGGATGAGCAACCAATCGGTGAGACCCCACGAATGAATGGACAAAAGAATGGTCACTGATTTTACCTTTACAAGATTTTGCTCACAAGTCTTCATTGCCATATCTTTCTTGTATATGTAAATGTGGTCAAAAGTCACTTTATTGACAAAGAAAATTCAATCCACTATGTACATTACGACTGCAAAAAAATTTGGACGGTGGGCAggtatatatatcaacatcaaAAGGTTTGTTAAGGTGTCATCCTctcaacatatatatatatatatatatatatataataaaattgtcccattaattaattaacatgaCGCAATTTATAGGATACTAGACTTGTCCCTTTGTCCCTCTtaattaagagaaaattaatttaaggaaatgaaaaagaaatgaaattacAGAGTTATTGAAGCCTGGTCTAGAATTTGAGGTTGTTGGTAGTGGGTGAGCCCTTTCCACTTCCGTTTTGtgcttttttaattattctttttactAATGTTAATGTATTTTTGgtacaatatatgtatatgaataaataaataaataaataaatagatataaagaaagagagtaacacgaaaaaataaaaataagagcTAGATCtgcatatataaaaaatcaatcatTGTCATAGACagatataaatttaatacaacataataatatatcataataataataataatgatataAAATTGAAGCTCCCTAACtacttaattattatattcatatgcaCCAGAGCATTTagctcattggttggtgcatgatcCTCTACTTAAAGAATAAGGTTCGAATCTTCCTtctctcaattataaaaaaaaaaaatttattatattcatatattttgatgaaaaagtaaaataagttattggttttttttaatggtATAACAATATACTTAGAATTGagaaattacaaataaatgtTACATTTACCtcctataaaaatttaacgaATGAATTATCACTTTTTATcgtgtaatttttttaaaaaaaaagcattgaaatctgtattaataaaaataaaaatttacaaaaaaatgtCAATCAAAtctctaattttttattagacAGAAAACTAATATTGAGTATTGTTTTCAACCTTTCAATTTATCTCTCATAAATGTAGAAATAATTAAGAATGTATACCTTCTCAACGAGGAAGAACTCTCCTAGTTCTACATCGAAGTCTATTGCTGTTCGTCCACTCACGATCTCTAGAAGTAACACTCCGAAACTATAAACGTCTGATTTTCGTGTCAAGTGTCCACTTACAGCATACTCTGGAGCAAGATACCCACTTTGATACAAAAgcgaaaaataataataaaaaaagcgTTAATTAGAAACCCTTTTatctaaaatgaaaaaagaaaaataaattaaagtctTTTCTGAATTGAAGAGAAGCTTAATCTCGAGCCACTCTATTCCAAGAGTAAAGAAAATTCTCACCTGCCCTAAATGAAAGTTGTCacattttgacttttttttttctttctattttggccgacattaatttaaatatttttatttcaattgaattttgaaaaattatatatctGAAAAAAACTTGGttcaaagattttaaaaaaataatttaaaacaaaaaaagagttAAATAAACTATGACAACTTTCATGGGAAAAGGGGGAGTAATTGAAATATTGCTTACAAGAAGAGATACTTACAATGTTCCGGCTACTCCTGTACTAAGGTGAGTGACATTCTCGGAAAATAGTCTTGAAAGACCAAAATCTGAAACTTTGggagtgaaattttgatctaAGAGTATATTGCTAAGTTTGATATCTCGATGCACAATATGTGGCTTGACCTCCTCATGAATATAGGCAAGGGCCTGAGCAATCCCTAGAGCAATTTCTTTCCTTGATTTCCAGCTAAGGTTTGCTCTATTTTTCTCCCCTCCTAGCATATATCGAACAacattttttacaaaaaaaatcaaacaaatgcATATATTAAGTCATTGCAGTATTCTTTTAACAATatggacttttttttttggttcaatCGGTAAAATATGAAGCTGAATTTGGATAGAGATTTTAAATTCGAGGGATCATCAaagatttactttattttgtaCTGTTCAAGCCCAACGGGCTTCTCTATGTAtgtaaaaaagagaaagaaaagagcatACCTAGCAAGACCTGAGCCAGGCTATTGTTTTCCATGTACTCATAAACAAGAATTCTAGAGGGTCCATCAATGCAGCCACCATGGAGCTTAACAAGGTTTGCATGGCTTATATTGGATAGTGAGACTATTTCAGACATGAATTCCCTGTCTCCTTGCTTTGATTCTGCTGATAACACTTTAACAGCCACTGTTCTTCCATCTTTGAGCCTCCCCTGTAATGTCCAAATCACAACAATATTGTTAGCCAAAGCAAGCTTACGTTTGAAGTCCATGAGAGTGGAAAGGTTCCAGCCCCACCAAGGCGGCTCAAATAGAAAAATGCAAATTTTTCTCCCTCTATGTCTatgatataattaaaaaaaattccacaATAATATGATATAACCAAATAATACCACTAATTATACCCAATAAGAATGTGCTTAATTAATGAAAACCAGCTAACAATGATATAAAGTCAATTATATCAGGTCAGATGTAAGTCCgacaaataaaatcaattgtgTTATGATAGGTTAGTTATAATGAGGTAAGtctggaaaaaaaataaatttgatatgATTTTAAGTAATGTATATAGGTATTTGTCAtgattataagtttttttacatttgtgtaatctcaatttaattaatatatgagattttctttttaaaaaaaataaaaaaataatgaattttagAAGGAAAAAGTATGAAAAGGGAGGAAAACTACCTTATAGACAGAACCAAATCCACCTTCACCAATTTTATTGGAAGATCGAAACCCATCAGTGGCGATTTTCAATTCATCATACAAGAAGGCATGAAGGTTTCGAAGAGTTTGAGAATCTGGAGCCATGAGTAGTTGGCCAAATTAACAAACTATCGCATAATCAAACTCCcaaattgatcaaataaataatattatttttaaaaataatcaaataaaaaatataattgatgATGTGACCCATGAGGCAtgaataacatatatatatatatatatatataaagtcaacttaaaaagatataaaatattttaaaatctaataatagaaaaaaaaatcctgtATGTGTATTTATTGCTATTAGAAAAAGGCTGCATTCATTCCCCTTAGACATTGCACCAGCACCACTATAACATTTATTGTTTTGGCCTATCCTCTTACTTCTTCCACTCTCAAGTATTAATCTCAATGgtttgaaatttaataaaaaaacttgatggaatattatatatgtatatatatatatatatatatatgtaattaaCATAAATNtatatgtatatatatatatatatatatatgtaaattacataaaatatgtatttatataatgttattgGATAAGTGCAATATTTGCATTCTTGGGACTGATAAAGTTGAATGTGAACCCAGGTTGGAttacaaaaagagaaaaggaggaggaaattttgacattgtatactcttataattatatatattagtttgaaaaaaaaagaaaaagaaaaatatccaAGCTAagatatatataagaaaaatatgaaaagacTGAAAATATGGATAAATTGAAACTCCCATAACCTACCTTGTTCGTTATGATTCGAAAACGATtttgatgaagaagaagaagagaaagagaaacaaTTTAAGCTTGAAATGCAAAAATTCATGATCACTCGAGCAATATATTCGATatatctttaaaaatatatatattggatTTATGCACTCAAGCTTTCATCTGTATGATGATCCATCAGAATTCTTGGAACATCAAATGGAAAAATGGAAGAGAAAAACGATGAAGAGAGATATCAGTTTGAGTTTAAGCTAAAAACCCCTTTATATATGGCAATCATTGGagcaaaaatattaatttcttttctccaCTTGAATACTTTTAATAAGTGCAGTCCAGTCATCAATAGAACCTGGGGTGATGCAATAAATGAAAGGCAAGAATTAGAAGAAATCCCTTTTATCAAATTTGGATGGCTGAGATCATTCTATCTTCATTTTGTCACTTGCGTTTAACACCCTTTGATTGCATTCAATCAACATTGGGGAAGGGGGGGAGGGAGGCGGCAGCTGTCTACGTTGATATACTTGATACTCtagtttgattttaattttataatttcatttaattttttcagtATATTGACTTCCTTGATGGAGACCAAAAATAGCAATAACCAATGACACAGTATAAGAAAGTCTAAATATAAGCAGGAATAGTTCCAAAAGTCTATGTATGGTCGATATAGAGCCTTGGATTGAACAATAAGAACCAATTTATTACTAAGAGATTATAAATTCATGGATTTATTCGACCTATTTTAAttgtatatttgattttagatGCACATAGTTAGTAAGATGTTATatcataattttgtttttcaattttataatttcattataatGTTTTTCTTGATGCAGCAGAATCTGCAATTGGTGGGATCTTTGGCTTTGATTGGCTTAGGCCACTCATTTGTATTAAAATAATCTTGTGTCAATAAATTCTACAACTAAACCTCAACGCTCAAGTTTGTCTCTTTTACACGAATGCATATTTGGCTATGCCTTATTGTCTTTAACGAGATTAATTCATGttttggattgatttggatAGTAATCTCTCTCACTCACGaccattattttttattttttattttggataaaTCAGAACGTTAAATAGATCAAGGTACAAAGGAGAGAAAATAATATCCAATAATAAATAGTTCTATAAGCATTTCATTGACATTAAGTACCTTAATGCCTTTGGGAACATGTACGAGAGAATCACAAGGCTTGAAGAGGTGATTTAAGAGAAGAAGGTCAGGTGGCAGCAAGGGGACAAGGGATGAGAATATTAGGGAGgaaatttggaaattgagGACGGAGTTATGGTCGTTTTACTGGGCGGAGGAGATGTCATGGTAGCAAAAATCGAGAGTGAAGTAGATTTTAGAAGGGGATTGGAATACTAAATTTTTTCATACATTGGCTTCAGTTAGGAGGAGTTGTAACTTCATGAACAAGTTGTCAATACAAGATAAAGTGGTGGAAAACCCAAGGTTTATATAAGAGGAAGTGGCAAAGTTTTTTGAGGACTTATATGGTCATAGTGAGGTTGAACCTCTTATGGTCATGGAATGTAACTTCAAGTTTCTCTAGGAACAGACAGCTACCTTTTGGAGAGGTCATTCTCTGAAGAGAAAGTGTGGGAGGTGATTCAAAATGTGATGGTAACTAGACACCAGGGTTAGATGggttgaattttaatttttttcaaatcttgGTGGAAGACAATTAAAAGGGAAGTGACGGGTTATTTGATGGATTTCTTTGATCTTGCATCTTTGATGAGCACATTTATACTTCCTTTATTACACTCATTATTAAATGCGCTAATCTAAATGCCTTGAATAAGTATAGATCAATTAGTCTAGTGGATAGTGTTGACAAAATTATGGTCAATGTGCTTGTAAATCGTCTAAGGCAAGTGATTCAGGAGGTTGCAGAGTACAATTAGTTTGCATTCATTAAATGCAAACAAATCATGAATCAGGATTTCCTTGAGTTTGTGATGTGTAATATGAGATTATGATATCAATGGAGAAAAAGGATGAGGCCATGTATATCCATAGCTCTGTATCGATTCTTGTAAATGGAACACCTACGAGGCAATTCAAAATGGGGTTGAGGACTTAGACAGAGGTGTTTGCTATCCTTTTTCTTGTTCAATTTGGTGACAGAGGTTTTCAATGTGCTTATGAACAAGGCATTAATTGGTCATTGGGCTATGTAAATTGAGAATTGAGAATAATGGCTTGATGGTAACTCATCTGCAGTACACAAATGATACAATGattttcaataaatcaaaatagatAGTGTGATCAACATGAAAAGGGTTTTAAGATGTTTCCGAGTGGTGTGGGGTTTAAAGCTTAATCtctagaaaataaaattatttggagttgggATTGATGAGATTGCAGTTGAAACGTGTGCTAAGTTGATTTCCTACAAAGCGAATGTTCTTCCATCTACATACCTAGGATTACCAATTAGTGCTAGGTAGAATTCCCAAAGCATTTAGAAACCTATTGTTGAGAGGTTTGAGTCCCAGTTGGCAGGTTGAAAATCTAAATTGCTTTATTTCGAAAAGAGAGTGATAGTTATTCATGCAGTACTAGCGAACTTGCATATCTATTAAATATCCTTTTTTCAGATTCCACAAGGAGTGAAGGAGTTGGATAGAATTTAGATGAGGTTATTGTGGAATGGAACAATGGATAAAAGGAGAATCCACCTCGAAAATTGAGGGTCGATATGTAATTATAAATATGGGGGAGGGGAGGGGGGGTTGGAATCATGGAtctttaacttaaaaatagaGTACTTTTCAATAAATGGATTTAGAGGTATAATAACGAGCACAATAGCTTGTGGTGTACAATCATTGTGGAAAAGCATGATAAGGAACGACTAAGGCTATTACCTCAAGTTGGCAATGACAGGAAGACATCCTTAATGTGGAAAACATTATTAGCCCACTAACCATAAATGTGGAAAACATCCTTAATGGTTTGGTCCCCCTCCCGGCtgtatttaatttgattattattaataaaacgATAACAAGGTAGTTGGACCCTGCGAGAACTTccagcttaaaaaaaaaatcataaatgggttcttttttttttttttctctatataAGTATTGGTATTGCTGTCAGTACTAAAAGTAATATTGCATTTTGGGATGATAAATGGATTGATGTATAATTCTCCGTATGACATTTTCAAGAATCTTTGCCCTAGTAGTTAACAAGACTAGTACCAACAATGAATTCAGTAGTTGGGTAAATAATGGGTGATTGTGAGATATTGCATTGAGAAAAAGTGTTTTCAATAGAGAAATGGGGATTTGGAATCAATTTTATGAATGCATTAGAGAGACATTTCTTAACTTGATGATGGCAgataaattgatttggaaaggCTTTGCAAATGGTAATACACAGCAAAATCCTTTTATAGTTTAGTATTTGGAAGTAGTCTACTTATTCCTTACTcattgagaatgattttgtTAGCATTATTAAGTAGGCTAGTGATTCGAATAGTGCACTGTAAAAGTATAGAAAGCAGTTactcaaaattgaatttttcaaaaggaaaacaatTAATTGGAAGATCATTCATACTTTGAGAAGTGCACATGGAGTTGCTGATCAAGTGACTAAAAATGGGGTATTGAGGGAGAATGATTTTATTAACATTATTCCTTAGCCACAGATTGTCTTTCATATTaagattatttaattataaaaaggtCAAAACTAAAAGATCCCATAAACCTCTTCAACACATGCATATATTTTCTACTTGGTAGAATCCCAGAAAAT
Proteins encoded in this region:
- the LOC18586380 gene encoding putative serine/threonine-protein kinase is translated as MNFCISSLNCFSFSSSSSSKSFSNHNEQDSQTLRNLHAFLYDELKIATDGFRSSNKIGEGGFGSVYKGRLKDGRTVAVKVLSAESKQGDREFMSEIVSLSNISHANLVKLHGGCIDGPSRILVYEYMENNSLAQVLLGGEKNRANLSWKSRKEIALGIAQALAYIHEEVKPHIVHRDIKLSNILLDQNFTPKVSDFGLSRLFSENVTHLSTGVAGTFGYLAPEYAVSGHLTRKSDVYSFGVLLLEIVSGRTAIDFDVELGEFFLVEKAWEMCKSNELLQLVDPVLKGSISSEQEVVHFLKVGLLCVQEKCGLRPYMSKAIKMMCDGIDMDDLQISKPGLITNIMDVKIGNRRSSSPSYTRMLSPRLHTR